A stretch of Paenibacillus sp. URB8-2 DNA encodes these proteins:
- a CDS encoding GH32 C-terminal domain-containing protein — translation MRKEYFHLERTVFEGETVLEVQSIQGVCLEICAEFDLLDCQADAIGIKLRCSDDGEQETVLTYSLQSGELSFDRSRSDGWSEGVRTCQLDLRGRDTLKLHIFVDTCVVEVFADDGRLTMTNNIFPDPDHVTLKLYSSGGKAEVVSLDIWNL, via the coding sequence TTGCGTAAGGAATATTTCCATCTTGAACGTACTGTCTTTGAAGGTGAAACGGTACTGGAAGTCCAGTCTATCCAAGGAGTTTGCCTGGAAATATGCGCAGAGTTTGACTTGTTAGACTGCCAAGCGGATGCGATCGGAATAAAGCTGAGGTGCTCGGACGATGGGGAACAAGAGACGGTCCTGACTTATTCCCTGCAATCAGGGGAGCTTTCGTTCGATCGAAGCCGCTCGGATGGATGGAGCGAGGGAGTCAGGACATGCCAACTGGACCTTAGAGGGAGAGACACTTTGAAGCTGCACATCTTTGTGGATACTTGTGTGGTCGAAGTATTTGCGGATGATGGACGCTTGACCATGACTAATAATATTTTTCCCGATCCGGATCATGTAACGCTTAAGCTGTACAGCTCCGGCGGTAAGGCGGAAGTAGTATCGCTTGATATTTGGAATCTTTAA
- a CDS encoding DMT family transporter, producing the protein MGKYRTYLFLILANLFWAGNYVFGKYVVAEMTPVQMTFSRWLIAVFLLFPIAHLVERPHWRSVWARWRILLVMALLGVVGYNFLLYEALRFTTSMNAALVNAMNPALIVLFSAFFLRERISLAKGVGLLVSLLGVLLVLTKGQLQLIFQTDYNLGDLLMLAAILVWTLYSIFGRKMGGVPPISATAVSALLGLILILPFFLASGMNLPLSHRATMGILYIGIFPSVGSFIFWNASIREIGASRAGIYLNLITVFTAILSMLLGNPVTLAQVLGGLLVFAGVYITGKKGKG; encoded by the coding sequence ATGGGCAAGTATCGTACTTATCTTTTTTTAATTTTGGCTAATTTGTTTTGGGCGGGGAATTATGTGTTCGGCAAATATGTGGTGGCGGAGATGACGCCGGTACAGATGACGTTCTCGCGGTGGCTGATCGCCGTGTTTCTGCTGTTTCCGATCGCGCATCTCGTGGAACGCCCCCACTGGAGAAGCGTCTGGGCCAGGTGGAGGATCTTGCTGGTGATGGCCTTGCTGGGCGTGGTCGGCTATAACTTCCTGCTGTATGAAGCGCTGAGGTTCACGACCTCTATGAACGCCGCGCTCGTCAATGCGATGAATCCGGCGCTGATCGTGCTGTTCTCTGCCTTTTTTCTCCGGGAGCGAATATCGCTTGCCAAAGGTGTAGGACTGCTGGTGTCGCTGCTCGGCGTGCTTCTGGTGCTGACCAAGGGACAGTTGCAGCTGATTTTTCAGACTGATTACAATCTCGGCGATTTGCTGATGCTGGCCGCGATTCTCGTCTGGACGCTGTATTCGATCTTTGGACGGAAAATGGGAGGGGTGCCTCCCATCTCGGCGACGGCGGTATCCGCGCTGCTGGGGCTCATTCTGATCCTTCCGTTTTTTCTCGCATCGGGCATGAATCTGCCGCTGAGCCATCGGGCAACCATGGGCATTCTGTATATCGGCATTTTTCCATCCGTTGGATCGTTTATTTTCTGGAACGCGTCAATCCGCGAAATCGGGGCCAGCCGGGCTGGGATATATCTGAATCTGATCACGGTGTTCACGGCCATTCTCAGCATGCTGCTCGGTAATCCGGTGACGCTTGCGCAGGTACTCGGCGGGCTGCTTGTGTTTGCAGGGGTATACATAACCGGGAAAAAAGGCAAAGGATAA
- a CDS encoding GntR family transcriptional regulator, producing MIDPKLNIGLGEQLTDILRMRIVGGQLQNGLKLTETAIASEFGLSRAPVREAFRNLEYEGLLDITKQGAVVKVLTEKEVNEFYNVRYMLESFALSHLPSEGREQIIRYLETSVDRMELALGHKDADEFTAQDIAFHTKAFEVIDHKFIKLFWSNIDKLCRAILIVGTRRQFDKGEFEYKRQVVDKHRQIVAALKEGNNEEVLAALRNHFHYNSWIDKKEF from the coding sequence ATGATTGATCCGAAGCTTAACATAGGGTTGGGAGAGCAACTGACCGATATTTTGCGGATGAGGATCGTTGGCGGCCAATTGCAGAATGGGCTGAAGCTGACGGAAACCGCGATAGCAAGCGAGTTTGGATTAAGCCGCGCTCCGGTGCGGGAAGCGTTCCGCAATCTGGAATACGAAGGTCTGCTGGATATTACGAAGCAGGGGGCTGTCGTAAAGGTTCTGACGGAAAAAGAGGTCAATGAATTCTACAATGTCCGCTATATGCTGGAATCTTTTGCGCTCAGCCATCTTCCGTCCGAAGGACGGGAGCAAATTATCCGCTATCTGGAGACTTCCGTCGACAGAATGGAGCTGGCGCTGGGCCATAAGGATGCCGACGAGTTCACGGCCCAGGATATCGCGTTCCACACCAAGGCGTTCGAGGTGATCGACCACAAGTTCATCAAGCTGTTCTGGTCGAATATAGACAAGCTGTGCCGGGCGATTCTGATTGTAGGAACGCGCCGCCAGTTTGACAAGGGAGAATTTGAATACAAGCGCCAGGTGGTCGACAAGCACCGCCAGATTGTGGCCGCCCTGAAGGAAGGCAACAATGAGGAGGTTCTCGCCGCGCTTCGCAATCACTTTCACTATAACAGCTGGATTGATAAAAAAGAGTTCTGA
- a CDS encoding 5-deoxy-glucuronate isomerase, with translation MELKFTAPSTPGLHPVVGPGNSQLEVLELFVLNLPSGGAQTIELEGSEASLVCIEGKLLVVSAISEYLLLPGDGLYVPRGQTVRIEGCFEQSRLVIAKAEAWSDAEFIYADYGAAYREKEVHGRYNYTRDITNLLTRSDRASRIVTGITAGQDGAWTSWPPHHHSDTLEEIYFYFDIPADGFGVHVGMLMDGTEQAEIVRSGDAVIIPNGYHPTVASPGARMKYIFFLGAKGSEEDRRAASEDHPFYK, from the coding sequence ATGGAGCTGAAATTTACTGCGCCAAGTACGCCGGGACTGCACCCGGTCGTGGGACCCGGGAACAGCCAACTGGAAGTATTGGAGCTGTTCGTGCTGAACTTGCCGTCGGGCGGGGCGCAAACCATTGAGCTGGAAGGCAGTGAAGCAAGCCTAGTCTGCATCGAGGGCAAGCTGCTGGTAGTGTCCGCAATCAGCGAGTACTTGCTGCTGCCGGGGGACGGTCTCTATGTTCCGCGCGGCCAGACGGTCAGGATTGAAGGGTGCTTTGAACAATCCAGGCTCGTGATAGCGAAGGCTGAAGCTTGGAGCGACGCGGAGTTTATTTATGCCGATTACGGCGCCGCATACCGGGAGAAGGAAGTGCACGGGAGGTACAACTACACCCGCGATATCACGAACCTGCTGACCCGATCCGACCGGGCGAGCCGTATCGTTACAGGCATTACCGCAGGGCAGGATGGAGCCTGGACCAGCTGGCCGCCTCATCACCATTCCGACACGCTGGAGGAAATCTACTTCTATTTCGATATTCCCGCTGATGGCTTCGGCGTTCATGTGGGAATGCTGATGGATGGAACGGAGCAGGCGGAGATTGTCCGTTCGGGCGACGCGGTCATTATTCCCAACGGCTATCATCCCACGGTGGCGTCGCCGGGCGCGCGAATGAAATATATCTTTTTCCTGGGAGCCAAGGGAAGTGAAGAAGATCGCCGGGCTGCGTCGGAGGATCACCCTTTTTACAAGTAA
- a CDS encoding YhcH/YjgK/YiaL family protein has product MYFGSIETLEQTKRQYPPAIAKALQYLKDNREQFLSMDAGVYPIEGQQIYAQVVNLETKKKEDTRPEVHRKYIDVQFSVEGNERIGFAADTGNNAVDEDLAAEKDIIFYKQAENEMELLMQPGQFAVFFPEDVHRPGCQNGGGASLRKVIVKVSTAVL; this is encoded by the coding sequence ATGTATTTCGGTAGTATTGAAACATTGGAACAAACGAAGCGGCAGTATCCGCCGGCTATTGCCAAAGCCCTTCAGTATTTGAAGGACAACCGGGAGCAATTTCTGTCCATGGATGCCGGAGTATATCCGATTGAGGGACAGCAAATTTACGCTCAGGTCGTCAACCTGGAGACCAAGAAGAAGGAGGATACCCGGCCGGAGGTGCACCGCAAATATATCGATGTGCAATTTTCCGTAGAAGGCAACGAGCGGATCGGGTTTGCGGCAGACACGGGAAACAATGCTGTGGATGAGGATTTGGCGGCGGAGAAGGACATAATTTTTTACAAGCAGGCTGAGAATGAAATGGAGCTTCTGATGCAGCCGGGGCAGTTCGCTGTCTTCTTCCCCGAGGATGTCCATCGTCCGGGCTGTCAGAACGGAGGCGGCGCATCCTTGCGCAAGGTGATCGTAAAGGTCAGCACAGCTGTCTTGTAG
- a CDS encoding YhcH/YjgK/YiaL family protein, translating to MIFSNIETGEAIEKKYTEPVVRAIRYLQEHQHEFQHMETGIYPIEGDDFFVQVFDVTTREKEEARPEVHRKYVELHYSVEGKERIGFAVDLGKNTVTETLLETKDAIFYAQIDRETELVLEPGDYAIFFPEDVHRPIWEHGGKVAIRRVVIKINEAIM from the coding sequence ATGATCTTTTCCAACATTGAAACCGGAGAAGCCATCGAGAAAAAGTATACGGAGCCGGTGGTCCGGGCCATCCGGTATTTGCAGGAGCATCAGCATGAGTTTCAGCATATGGAGACGGGTATTTATCCGATTGAAGGAGACGATTTCTTTGTTCAGGTCTTCGATGTCACAACCCGTGAAAAGGAGGAGGCCAGACCGGAAGTGCACCGCAAATATGTAGAATTGCACTACTCGGTAGAGGGGAAGGAACGAATCGGCTTTGCGGTGGATTTGGGCAAGAATACGGTGACGGAGACGCTGCTGGAGACCAAGGATGCGATCTTTTACGCCCAGATCGACAGGGAGACGGAGCTGGTGCTGGAGCCGGGAGATTACGCGATTTTTTTCCCCGAGGATGTTCACCGGCCCATCTGGGAGCATGGCGGCAAAGTAGCGATCCGCAGGGTAGTCATTAAGATCAACGAAGCCATTATGTAA
- a CDS encoding MFS transporter, with the protein MKSETRTIPNSRWKRILPPLLIVCIISFMDRVNVSFAISGGMDKELGMTAGMAGFTAGIFFFGYLFLQIPGGQIAAKSSGKKFIAWVIPFWAVVSILSGLATNTTQLLILRFCLGVTEGGMLPVVLTMCSNWFPNEERGRANAIVLMFAPIAAIITGPISGFIISFSSWREMFIIEGIVSLIVLIPWLLMVSDRPQQAKWISKEEKAYIVDKLEEEQLAIEQENQVKQASIKDLLPNKSMWKLIALNFCYQSGDYGFSMWLPTMLKKLTNSGMGMVGLLSSLPWIACIAGMLLFSNLSDRTGKRREFVIIPLLGFALCLLLSVTIHGSIWLSYIFLIGAGFFVKAAGVVFWAIPPRLFSKEVAGGARGAINALGNLGGFFGPYIVGFLIQVFNYNVGVYSLVGLLVVSALITATLPRSVQSRTSEKAA; encoded by the coding sequence ATGAAAAGCGAAACTCGAACCATACCCAACAGCCGTTGGAAACGGATTTTGCCTCCGCTGCTCATTGTGTGCATTATTTCGTTCATGGACCGTGTGAACGTAAGCTTTGCCATATCCGGCGGAATGGACAAAGAGCTTGGCATGACTGCGGGGATGGCCGGCTTTACGGCGGGTATCTTCTTCTTCGGATATTTGTTTCTGCAAATTCCCGGCGGACAGATCGCCGCCAAGAGCAGCGGTAAAAAGTTTATTGCCTGGGTGATTCCGTTTTGGGCCGTTGTCTCCATATTAAGCGGCTTGGCAACGAATACGACTCAGCTCCTGATCCTTCGGTTCTGTCTCGGTGTGACGGAGGGCGGAATGCTGCCGGTTGTCCTGACGATGTGCAGCAACTGGTTTCCCAATGAGGAAAGAGGCCGGGCCAACGCCATCGTGCTGATGTTTGCGCCTATCGCGGCCATCATTACCGGTCCTATCTCGGGATTCATTATTTCTTTTTCCAGCTGGCGCGAAATGTTTATTATTGAAGGGATTGTTTCGCTGATTGTGCTTATCCCCTGGCTGTTAATGGTCAGCGACCGCCCGCAGCAGGCGAAATGGATCAGCAAGGAAGAGAAAGCTTACATTGTCGACAAGCTGGAAGAAGAGCAGCTGGCGATCGAGCAGGAAAATCAGGTGAAGCAGGCATCGATCAAGGATCTGCTGCCGAACAAATCCATGTGGAAGCTAATTGCCCTGAACTTCTGCTACCAGTCGGGCGATTACGGATTCTCCATGTGGCTGCCGACCATGCTGAAGAAATTGACCAACAGCGGCATGGGCATGGTGGGCTTGCTGTCCAGCTTGCCGTGGATCGCTTGTATTGCGGGCATGCTGCTGTTCTCCAACCTGTCCGACCGCACCGGAAAAAGAAGGGAATTCGTTATTATTCCGCTGCTTGGATTCGCACTGTGCCTGCTTCTGTCTGTAACGATTCACGGGAGCATTTGGTTGTCGTACATCTTTCTCATCGGCGCCGGATTCTTCGTTAAGGCCGCAGGGGTGGTGTTCTGGGCCATTCCTCCCCGCCTGTTCAGCAAGGAAGTCGCGGGTGGAGCCCGGGGAGCCATCAACGCCCTCGGGAACCTGGGCGGATTCTTTGGACCCTATATTGTCGGCTTTCTCATTCAAGTATTCAACTATAATGTAGGTGTATACAGCCTTGTAGGTCTGCTGGTCGTATCTGCGCTTATTACCGCAACGCTGCCACGGTCGGTTCAAAGCAGAACGAGCGAAAAAGCGGCCTAA
- the kduD gene encoding 2-dehydro-3-deoxy-D-gluconate 5-dehydrogenase KduD produces MDLSDFSLEGKLAVVTGGNRGLGQGMAVALAKAGADIVSVQRSGECPETLALVEALGRRCHAVACDLAELQTGEDLAASIVEQFGQVDILVNNAGIQRRHPAEQFPIEEWDLVMQVQLRSVFMLCQAFGKRMLERGSGKIINIASLLSFSGGLTVPAYAAAKGGVAQLTKALANEWSSRGVNVNAIAPGYMATEMNTALIGDSVRSGQIMDRIPSKRWGSPEDMGGTAVFLASGAARYIHGQIICVDGGWMAR; encoded by the coding sequence ATGGATTTATCTGATTTTTCACTGGAAGGAAAACTGGCGGTCGTTACTGGAGGCAACAGAGGGCTTGGGCAGGGCATGGCGGTCGCGCTGGCCAAGGCCGGAGCGGATATCGTGTCCGTTCAGCGAAGCGGGGAGTGTCCGGAAACTTTGGCTTTGGTGGAAGCGCTGGGACGCCGCTGTCATGCGGTCGCCTGCGATTTGGCGGAGCTGCAGACAGGGGAAGATCTCGCCGCAAGTATTGTAGAGCAATTCGGTCAGGTGGATATTCTGGTCAACAACGCGGGCATTCAGCGCCGCCATCCGGCGGAACAGTTTCCAATCGAAGAGTGGGATCTGGTGATGCAGGTCCAGCTTCGCTCGGTGTTCATGCTGTGCCAGGCGTTCGGGAAGCGGATGCTCGAAAGAGGCTCGGGCAAAATCATCAATATTGCTTCTCTGCTGTCCTTCTCCGGCGGCTTGACCGTACCCGCCTATGCGGCAGCGAAGGGAGGGGTTGCCCAGTTGACCAAGGCACTGGCCAATGAATGGTCCTCCCGCGGAGTGAATGTCAATGCCATTGCGCCCGGCTATATGGCGACAGAGATGAATACGGCCCTAATCGGCGATTCGGTCCGCAGCGGGCAGATTATGGACCGGATTCCGTCCAAACGCTGGGGTTCGCCGGAGGACATGGGCGGGACTGCCGTCTTTCTAGCTTCGGGTGCCGCGCGTTATATTCACGGACAGATCATATGCGTGGACGGAGGCTGGATGGCAAGATAG
- a CDS encoding 2-hydroxyacid dehydrogenase, translating into MSKSRVYVTYPLGDNILALLRERYEVVMNPEERSLSPEELIENARGFDAVLTVSVGVNEEVARALASSCKIFANYGVGYNNIDVEAATKHGIYVSNTPDVLTDATADFAFALLLSAARRVVECDSYVRAGKKNWGPMNLIGTQVSGKTIGILGGGRIGKAVAKRAQGFNMRILYTDQRPNPDFEAETGGIFAEKNTLLSESDFVAVHVPLLPSTRHLIGAEELGLMKSSAILINDSRGPIIDEQALVTALREGVIAGAGLDVFEFEPELAPGLAELPNVVLAPHVASSTTEARVAMGELCARNIFAVLGGGTPVTCVNPEVGVKA; encoded by the coding sequence ATGTCAAAATCCCGTGTCTATGTTACATATCCGCTGGGGGACAATATTCTGGCTCTGCTTCGCGAACGATACGAAGTGGTGATGAATCCCGAGGAGCGAAGCCTAAGCCCGGAAGAGCTGATTGAAAATGCCCGGGGCTTCGACGCCGTGCTGACCGTGTCGGTAGGAGTCAATGAGGAGGTGGCCCGTGCGCTTGCTTCGAGTTGCAAAATCTTTGCCAACTACGGTGTCGGCTACAACAATATTGATGTCGAGGCCGCGACAAAACACGGCATTTATGTCAGCAATACTCCCGACGTTCTGACGGATGCCACCGCCGACTTTGCCTTTGCCCTGCTGCTGTCCGCTGCACGGCGGGTTGTGGAATGTGACTCGTATGTGCGGGCCGGCAAGAAGAACTGGGGCCCGATGAATTTGATCGGTACCCAGGTCAGCGGCAAGACCATCGGGATATTGGGCGGCGGCCGAATCGGCAAGGCCGTGGCGAAGCGCGCCCAAGGCTTCAATATGCGGATTTTGTACACCGATCAGCGGCCGAATCCCGATTTTGAGGCGGAGACGGGCGGGATTTTCGCAGAAAAGAACACCCTGCTGAGCGAATCGGATTTCGTGGCCGTTCATGTGCCTCTGCTGCCTTCCACCCGACATCTGATCGGAGCGGAAGAGCTGGGCCTCATGAAATCCAGCGCCATCCTGATCAACGATTCGCGGGGACCTATCATCGACGAGCAGGCGCTGGTGACCGCTCTTCGCGAGGGCGTCATTGCCGGAGCGGGCCTTGACGTGTTCGAATTTGAACCGGAGCTTGCGCCGGGACTGGCCGAGCTTCCGAATGTAGTGCTGGCTCCCCATGTGGCCAGCTCCACCACGGAGGCCAGGGTGGCTATGGGCGAGCTGTGCGCCCGGAACATCTTCGCGGTGCTTGGCGGCGGGACGCCGGTCACCTGCGTCAATCCGGAAGTTGGCGTGAAGGCCTAA
- the gndA gene encoding NADP-dependent phosphogluconate dehydrogenase produces the protein MSKQQVGVVGLAVMGKNLALNIAEHGYSVAVYNRSKEKTEHLLAEAGEKKIKGAYTMQDLAEMLERPRKILLMVKAGQPVDEAIAQLLPYLERGDVLVDGGNSFYKDTVRRSRELEERGIHFVGTGISGGEEGALKGPSIMPGGNYEAYQLIAPILNDISAKVDGEPCCTYTGSDGAGHFVKMVHNGIEYADMQLIGEAYVVMQRLLHLSPPEIRQAFAQWNEGELNSYLIEITADIFGKIDSDTGQYLVDVILDSAGQKGTGKWTSQNALDIQVPVPTITAAVFERNLSALKEERVTAGTAFRDPAPKEAEIPADFIESIRRALYVSKICAYAQGFSLLAKASKEYGWNLDLGSIAMIFRGGCIIRAQFLNKIKQAFDHNPDLTNLLLDDYFQHIIEQYQQDWRDTVIAAVGRGISVPAFASAISYFDSYRTERLPANLLQAQRDYFGAHTYERTDKEGVFHTEW, from the coding sequence ATGAGCAAGCAGCAAGTAGGAGTTGTCGGATTGGCCGTCATGGGCAAGAATTTGGCCTTGAATATAGCCGAACACGGTTATTCCGTGGCCGTATACAATCGGTCGAAGGAGAAGACGGAGCATCTGCTGGCAGAGGCCGGGGAGAAGAAGATCAAGGGCGCTTACACCATGCAGGATTTGGCAGAGATGCTGGAGCGGCCCCGGAAAATTCTGCTGATGGTGAAGGCGGGTCAGCCAGTAGACGAGGCAATCGCGCAGCTGCTGCCTTATCTGGAACGCGGGGATGTGCTGGTTGACGGCGGCAATTCCTTTTATAAGGATACGGTCCGCAGAAGCCGCGAGCTGGAAGAGCGGGGTATTCATTTTGTCGGAACAGGTATTTCTGGAGGGGAAGAGGGCGCGCTTAAAGGGCCTTCCATTATGCCGGGCGGCAATTATGAAGCCTATCAGCTCATTGCGCCCATATTGAACGACATCTCGGCGAAGGTCGACGGAGAACCCTGCTGCACCTACACAGGCAGCGACGGGGCCGGACATTTTGTCAAAATGGTTCACAACGGGATTGAATATGCCGACATGCAGTTAATCGGCGAAGCTTATGTGGTGATGCAGCGGCTGCTGCATCTGTCACCGCCCGAAATCCGGCAAGCGTTCGCACAGTGGAATGAAGGGGAACTGAACAGTTACCTGATTGAGATTACGGCCGACATCTTCGGGAAGATCGACTCCGACACGGGGCAATACCTGGTGGATGTGATTCTCGATTCCGCCGGGCAAAAGGGCACGGGGAAATGGACCAGCCAGAACGCGCTCGATATCCAGGTTCCTGTTCCGACCATTACTGCCGCTGTGTTCGAACGTAATCTGTCCGCTTTAAAAGAAGAGCGCGTCACAGCCGGCACAGCTTTTCGCGATCCGGCTCCGAAAGAAGCCGAAATCCCCGCCGATTTCATCGAGTCGATCAGAAGGGCTCTATACGTCAGCAAAATCTGCGCCTACGCTCAAGGCTTCAGCCTGCTCGCGAAAGCGTCGAAGGAATATGGCTGGAATCTGGACCTTGGCAGTATTGCCATGATATTCCGGGGCGGCTGCATTATCCGGGCGCAGTTCCTGAATAAAATCAAGCAGGCCTTTGACCATAATCCCGATTTAACCAATTTGCTATTGGATGATTATTTTCAGCATATTATCGAGCAGTACCAGCAGGATTGGCGGGATACCGTGATCGCCGCCGTCGGCCGGGGAATTTCGGTTCCGGCGTTCGCCAGCGCCATCTCCTATTTTGACAGCTACCGGACCGAAAGGCTGCCGGCGAATCTGCTTCAGGCCCAGCGGGATTACTTCGGCGCGCACACGTATGAGAGAACGGACAAAGAGGGCGTCTTCCATACCGAATGGTAG
- a CDS encoding response regulator transcription factor, producing MAQLRALVVDDEWNMRNLLRIYLAKEGFRVSEASTGREALSIMDKEPFDIVLLDVMMPDMDGWQVCQAVREKNSVPILMLTARSETKDKIRGLEIGADDYLTKPFEPEELVARMHSLIRRASLAQSAVPREHVLRFQGLVIRPDAREVSVMDNGVDLTPKEFDLLAVLSGNLQRAFSRDELVERLWGMDFEGESRVVDTHIKNIREKLQKAGLGYNPVQTVWGVGYKFQVPGEIQ from the coding sequence ATGGCGCAGCTCCGTGCGCTTGTTGTGGATGATGAATGGAATATGCGCAATCTGCTGCGCATTTATCTGGCGAAGGAAGGCTTTCGGGTCAGCGAAGCATCGACGGGACGGGAAGCGCTGTCCATAATGGATAAAGAACCGTTCGATATCGTGCTGCTCGATGTAATGATGCCCGACATGGATGGCTGGCAGGTATGCCAGGCTGTCAGGGAAAAGAACAGCGTGCCGATTCTCATGCTGACCGCCCGTTCCGAGACAAAGGATAAAATCCGGGGCCTTGAGATCGGGGCGGACGATTATCTGACCAAACCGTTTGAACCGGAGGAACTGGTGGCCCGGATGCATTCACTGATTCGCAGGGCGTCCCTGGCTCAGTCAGCGGTTCCGAGGGAGCATGTGCTGAGGTTTCAGGGGCTGGTCATCCGTCCGGATGCCCGCGAGGTGTCCGTGATGGATAACGGGGTCGACCTGACGCCGAAAGAATTCGATCTGCTGGCTGTTCTGTCCGGGAATCTGCAGCGCGCCTTCAGCCGGGATGAGCTGGTGGAACGATTGTGGGGAATGGATTTCGAGGGTGAGTCTCGGGTTGTGGATACCCATATCAAAAATATCCGCGAAAAACTGCAAAAAGCCGGCCTTGGCTACAATCCGGTTCAGACCGTATGGGGAGTGGGTTATAAATTTCAGGTGCCCGGTGAAATCCAATGA
- a CDS encoding sensor histidine kinase — MKNNRIGLKLGLVISGLFLVVLLFLGVAVDRMFTSFYYANMRTETEELASHFSVMAESSEGDTGGMMGTFAEFSGVGIYNVHRDGNVMMHSGVQAPGCLSFIRTSDVNAIFLGKKVSYLYEDPAGGRYFVSGEPVVKEGKVVSALYIMASTERMDQSLAGVRKLLILSGIGAFLLALGSTWIIAQFLSRPLLQMQKATRKIAAGELETRVDIGSKDEMGALAGAINDLAVDLQRYRDSRQEFFANISHELRTPITYLEGYANVVKERLYETEEEKDRYLDIIYMEARRIQHLVDDLFELAKMEEGKISLAPEWVDLAELTEQAVEKTKLKAGDKNLELKYTVQGTPERMYTDGARMEQIMLNLLENAIRYTERGMVNVRLSFQPGVVKLAVEDTGIGIPADELPFIFERFYRVEKSRSRSHGGTGLGLSIVSKLTGLLGGKITVASRPGEGTCFELYFELESEPREGRL, encoded by the coding sequence ATGAAGAACAATAGGATCGGCCTGAAGCTCGGCCTTGTCATTTCCGGCCTGTTTCTCGTCGTGCTGCTGTTTCTGGGCGTGGCTGTCGACCGGATGTTCACCAGCTTTTATTATGCCAATATGCGGACGGAAACGGAGGAGCTGGCCTCCCATTTTAGCGTTATGGCCGAGTCTTCGGAGGGCGATACCGGCGGTATGATGGGGACGTTTGCCGAATTTTCGGGCGTAGGCATCTATAATGTGCACCGGGACGGAAACGTCATGATGCACTCGGGCGTTCAAGCGCCCGGGTGTCTGTCTTTTATCCGGACTTCGGATGTGAACGCGATTTTTTTGGGAAAAAAGGTAAGTTATCTTTATGAAGACCCGGCGGGCGGGCGTTATTTCGTTTCGGGCGAACCGGTAGTAAAGGAAGGAAAGGTCGTCTCCGCTCTGTATATTATGGCCTCTACCGAAAGGATGGACCAGTCGCTGGCCGGAGTGCGAAAATTGCTGATTCTCTCCGGCATTGGAGCGTTTTTGCTCGCATTGGGGAGTACATGGATTATTGCCCAGTTCCTGTCCCGTCCGCTGCTGCAGATGCAGAAGGCTACCCGGAAGATTGCCGCCGGAGAGCTGGAGACGAGAGTGGATATCGGGAGCAAGGATGAAATGGGCGCGCTTGCCGGGGCGATTAACGATTTGGCGGTCGATCTTCAGCGTTACCGGGATTCGCGGCAGGAGTTTTTTGCCAATATCTCGCATGAGCTTCGGACGCCGATTACCTACCTTGAGGGGTATGCGAACGTGGTCAAAGAGCGGCTGTACGAGACGGAAGAGGAAAAAGACCGGTATCTTGACATCATCTACATGGAAGCGCGGCGGATTCAGCATCTTGTGGACGATCTGTTCGAGCTGGCCAAGATGGAGGAAGGCAAGATTAGCCTTGCTCCGGAATGGGTCGATTTGGCGGAACTTACGGAGCAGGCGGTCGAGAAGACGAAGCTTAAAGCCGGGGACAAAAACCTGGAGCTTAAATATACAGTACAAGGAACGCCGGAACGAATGTATACGGACGGTGCCCGGATGGAGCAAATTATGCTGAATCTGCTGGAAAATGCAATCCGGTACACCGAGCGGGGAATGGTCAATGTCCGTTTGTCGTTTCAGCCGGGGGTGGTGAAGCTTGCCGTAGAGGATACGGGAATCGGAATCCCGGCGGACGAACTCCCTTTTATATTCGAACGATTTTACCGGGTAGAGAAATCCCGATCCCGAAGTCATGGGGGCACAGGCCTTGGGCTGTCGATCGTTTCCAAGCTGACAGGACTGCTGGGAGGAAAAATAACGGTCGCCAGCAGACCAGGGGAAGGAACCTGTTTCGAGCTTTATTTTGAGCTGGAGAGTGAGCCGCGGGAGGGACGTTTATGA